In Rhodamnia argentea isolate NSW1041297 chromosome 4, ASM2092103v1, whole genome shotgun sequence, the following proteins share a genomic window:
- the LOC115749641 gene encoding chloroplast envelope membrane protein, giving the protein MSTSVVATRGLIFFGANAPSLSPLRPVKFSAKPLCARARFDVLIPNSKGKGRHRRRTSWWKRFFLEDDGNWLGLKDDDMLEDEVEVEHSSGKKLQDGDKFEAWKRRAEAIVELREAQQDSRNEESRMWEDWLVEDGAASWDDGNGGAGNSGEGLVLDSGERGIVESVSDMILGREDEDTLYEDRVFRYASQNSAKFLVILITIPWALDFIVHDYVLMPFLDRYVKTVPLAAQMLDVRRHQKLEMVKELKVEKARYRFEEEIGKSPPLSDEEVWLELRHKALELRDEWRLENRRTFANIWSDMVFGISLFLILYFNQSKVALLKFTGYKIINNISDTGKAFLIILITDIFLGYHSESGWQTLIEVIVEHYGLEVDQSAITIFICLIPVVTDACVKLWLFKFLPRLSPKVSNIFQEMKRH; this is encoded by the exons ATGAGCACTTCGGTTGTTGCGACTCGCGGCCTCATCTTCTTCGGCGCCAACGCCCCCAGTCTTAGCCCGTTGCGCCCTGTGAAGTTCTCTGCCAAGCCACTCTGCGCGAGGGCGCGGTTCGATGTACTGATTCCCAATTCGAAGGGGAAGGGCCGCCACCGCAGGCGGACGAGCTGGTGGAAGAGGTTCTTCCTCGAGGACGATGGGAATTGGTTGGGGCTGAAGGACGACGACATGCTCGAGGACGAAGTTGAAGTGGAGCATTCGAGCGGCAAGAAGTTGCAGGACGGGGACAAGTTTGAGGCTTGGAAGAGGAGAGCGGAGGCCATTGTGGAGCTGAGGGAAGCGCAGCAGGACTCGAGGAACGAGGAGTCTCGGATGTGGGAGGACTGGCTTGTCGAAGATGGCGCGGCCTCTTGGGATGATGGGAATGGTGGAGCCGGGAATTCGGGGGAAGGGTTGGTGTTGGATTCTGGTGAAAGAGGTATTGTTGAATCAGTGAGTGACATGATTTtaggaagagaagatgaagatacgCTGTATGAGGATCGCGTCTTTCGGTATGCCTCGCAGAATTCG GCTAAGTTTCTGGTGATACTAATAACAATACCGTGGGCCTTGGACTTCATTGTTCATGACTATGTTCTCATGCCTTTTCTGGACAG GTACGTAAAAACTGTTCCACTTGCAGCCCAGATGCTTGATGTGAGAAGGCACCAAAAACTTGAAATGGTTAAAGAATTGAAAGTTGAAAAGGCAAGATATAGGTTTGAGGAAGAGATTGGTAAATCTCCACCACTATCCGACGAAGAGGTCTGGTTGGAATTACGCCATAAAGC CTTGGAGTTGCGAGATGAGTGGAGACTAGAAAACCGCAGAACATTTGCCAACATATGGTCAGATATGGTATTTGGGATTTCACTCTTTCTGATTTTGTACTTCAATCAAAGTAAG GTAGCATTGCTGAAATTTACAGGTTACAAAATTATAAATAACATTTCGGATACTGGGAAGGCATTTCTTATTATTCTCATCACAGATATTTTTTTAGG GTATCATTCCGAATCTGGTTGGCAGACTTTGATAGAAGTAATTGTTGAGCATTATGGACTGGAAGTTGATCAGTCTGCTATTACTATTTTCATATGCCTGATTCCAGTTGTCACTGATGCTTGTGTGAAGCTTTGG TTATTCAAGTTCCTCCCTAGATTGTCACCGAAGGTATCAAACATTTTCCAGGAAATGAAGCGACATTGA